Proteins encoded by one window of Aphidius gifuensis isolate YNYX2018 linkage group LG2, ASM1490517v1, whole genome shotgun sequence:
- the LOC122849049 gene encoding uncharacterized protein LOC122849049 → MPGCKNPENVINDFNDNCLAEIFMYLPACERSKLALVCKKWKNALDKAWYGVKKLELIHWRYDEYPNCLVKYPTSDGGFCLIKSLLNKCGRYLTTLDLTAYDNCKIVPVINELCPNLVTLRLRFTNMDQVILANAFTRLSKLKSLTIIFQNIKPFLLLPLVALINSLRNVANTLTDLNLLNWLDELKGIPDFTEAFNNVIRDLNALKRFECAGVGMSADIYHYLAANGITCSNHTPHLKNTLSISEPFINIKSLKMMQCPITDDTLYTIANTFKHLELLHINSNLVTDDGVVALSKMYNLQNLFFNGRTKITDSSVKLLKNLIKLGLPTSNKITDDSVLTVLENSPKMDVLSVHRANVTAESVKKAAEISRSRKQRLIFCVPSMPDIQQYVSPYFDLREEQMINGKPAPVPVGASAHANSGLTTSSGASTNLMSGFSDSALLSKSTI, encoded by the exons ATGCCAGGGTGTAAGAATCCAGAAAATGTAATTAACGATTTTAATGATAACTGCTTGGctgaaatatttatgtatttgcCAGCATGTGAAAGATCAAAACTTGCATTGG tatgcaaaaaatggaaaaatgcCCTTGATAAAGCTTGGTATGGtgtaaaaaaacttgaattaattcattgGCGTTATGATGAATATCCAAATTGTTTGGTTAAATATCCAACAAGCGATGGAGGATTCTGTCTTATAAAGTCACTGCTTAATAAATGTGGTCGTTATTTAACAACATTAGACTTGACAGCTTATGATAATTGTAAGATAGTGCCAGTTATTAATGAATTGTGTCCAAACCTCGTAACACTTCGCTTGAGATTCACCAACATGGACCAAGTAATATTAGCCAATGCATTCACACGTCTATCTAAACTGaaatcattaacaattatatttcaaaatataaagcCTTTTCTGTTGTTACCTCTTGTTGCTTTAATCAATTCATTGAGAAACGTTGCTAATACACTGACTGATCTTAATCTGTTGAATTGgcttgatgaattaaaaggTATCCCTGATTTTACAGAAGCATTTAATAAT GTGATTCGTGACTTGAATGCTCTGAAAAGATTTGAATGTGCTGGTGTAGGAATGTCTGCTGATATATACCATTATCTGGCAGCCAACGGAATTACATGTTCGAATCATACCCCACACCTTAAAAATACTCTTTCTATATCAGAGCCATTCATAAATATCAAGTCATTGAAAATGATGCAATGCCCAATAACAGATGATACATTGTATACTATTGCCAATACTTTCAAGCACTTGGAATTATTACATATAAATAGTAACCTGGTAACCGATGATGGTGTAGTAGCACTTTCAAAGAtgtataatttacaaaatctgTTTTTTAATGGCCGTACTAAGATCACTGATTCTTCAGTCAAGCTGCTGAAAAACCTGATAAAATTAGGCTTACCAACcagtaataaaattactgatgaTTCAGTCTTAACagttcttgaaaattcaccgAAGATGGACGTGCTTTCTGTTCACCGCGCAAATGTGACTGCTGAATCAGTCAAAAAAGCAGCAGAAATATCAAGAAGTCGAAAACAACGTCTAATCTTCTGTGTTCCATCAATGCCAGATATACAACAATATGTTTCGCCTTACTTTGATTTGCGCGAAGAACAAATGATAAACGGAAAACCAGCACCTGTACCTGTCGGTGCAAGTGCTCATGCAAATAGTGGGCTCACAACGAGTTCAGGGGCAAGCACAAATCTCATGAGCGGGTTTTCTGATTCAGCACTTCTTTCAAAATCTACTATTTAg